In Serratia sp. FDAARGOS_506, a genomic segment contains:
- a CDS encoding LysR family transcriptional regulator: protein MNNLRRLDLNLLVTLDVLLAEHNVTRAAQRLNFSQPAVSVHLAKLRTIFDDPLLLPGPRGMHPTARAEQLREPLRQALAALELAVTPATPFDPAVATDTWRVAAFDYGESTIVLPALNGLRAAAPGTRLAVLEIAPARLAKLAEQGEIDLAFHTREGAPPGLRQRTLFSERYVLVGRIGHPKLHARLTPAQFCQLEQVMVSPDGGGFYGMTDRALADVGLTRRVVLSVPHFLFVISVLTQSDLVAMLPERLVRNQPLLQQLEPPLAVPGFEMTMLWHERSHRDPAHRWLREHIVRSV from the coding sequence ATGAATAATTTAAGGCGGCTGGATCTCAACCTGCTGGTGACGCTCGACGTGCTGCTGGCAGAGCACAACGTCACGCGCGCGGCACAGCGGCTCAATTTCTCACAGCCGGCGGTCAGCGTGCATCTCGCCAAACTGCGGACGATCTTTGACGATCCGCTGCTGTTGCCCGGCCCGCGCGGCATGCACCCGACCGCCAGAGCGGAACAGCTGCGTGAACCGCTGCGCCAGGCGCTGGCGGCGCTCGAGTTGGCGGTGACGCCGGCCACGCCGTTCGATCCCGCCGTGGCGACCGATACCTGGCGCGTGGCCGCCTTCGACTACGGCGAATCCACCATCGTGCTGCCGGCGCTGAACGGTTTGCGCGCGGCGGCGCCCGGCACCCGACTGGCGGTGCTTGAAATCGCACCGGCGCGCCTCGCCAAACTGGCGGAGCAAGGAGAGATTGACCTGGCGTTTCATACCCGGGAAGGTGCGCCACCCGGCCTGCGGCAGCGCACGCTGTTTAGCGAACGCTATGTACTGGTGGGCAGAATCGGCCATCCCAAACTGCATGCCAGGCTGACGCCGGCGCAATTTTGCCAATTGGAGCAGGTGATGGTCTCGCCGGACGGTGGCGGGTTCTATGGCATGACCGACAGGGCGTTGGCAGACGTGGGGCTGACGCGGCGCGTGGTGCTTTCCGTGCCGCATTTTCTGTTCGTTATCTCGGTGCTGACGCAGTCCGATTTGGTGGCGATGCTGCCGGAGCGGCTGGTGCGCAACCAGCCTTTATTGCAACAGCTCGAGCCGCCGCTGGCGGTGCCGGGCTTTGAAATGACCATGCTGTGGCACGAACGATCGCACCGGGATCCCGCTCACCGGTGGCTGCGCGAACATATCGTGCGTTCAGTGTGA
- a CDS encoding NAD(P)H-dependent oxidoreductase codes for MNVLIVYAHPEPLSLTGSLKNFAVERLTQAGHQVQVSDLYAMQWKATLDADDSVEGPATARFDPSQDSKRAFANGMQSADIEREQQKLRWADAVLLQFPLWWFSMPAILKGWVERVYACGFGYGVGEHSDTHWGDRYGEGTLAGKRAMLIVTAGGWESHYVPRGINGPIDDILFPIQHGMLHYPGFEVLPPFVTYRAGKTDEARFAALCEQLGQRLDNLWDAEPIRFRRQNAGDYLIPQLTLKAHLAPGQDGFGVHIE; via the coding sequence ATGAATGTGCTGATTGTTTACGCCCACCCGGAGCCGCTGTCGCTGACCGGCTCACTGAAAAATTTCGCCGTTGAGCGCCTGACGCAGGCCGGTCATCAGGTACAGGTGTCCGACCTGTACGCCATGCAGTGGAAAGCAACGCTCGACGCCGACGACAGCGTGGAAGGCCCGGCAACAGCCCGTTTCGATCCCTCGCAGGATTCGAAGCGCGCGTTCGCCAACGGCATGCAGAGCGCCGATATCGAACGGGAGCAGCAAAAGCTGCGCTGGGCAGATGCGGTGCTGCTGCAGTTTCCGCTGTGGTGGTTCTCGATGCCGGCGATCCTCAAAGGCTGGGTGGAGCGTGTGTATGCCTGCGGCTTTGGTTACGGCGTGGGTGAACATTCCGATACCCATTGGGGCGACCGCTACGGCGAGGGTACGCTGGCGGGCAAACGGGCGATGCTGATCGTCACCGCCGGCGGCTGGGAATCTCATTACGTCCCGCGCGGCATCAACGGGCCGATCGACGATATCCTCTTCCCGATCCAGCACGGCATGCTGCACTACCCAGGCTTCGAGGTGCTGCCGCCGTTTGTCACCTACCGCGCCGGTAAAACCGATGAGGCACGCTTTGCCGCCCTGTGCGAGCAGCTCGGGCAGCGGCTGGATAATCTGTGGGACGCCGAGCCGATCCGCTTCCGGCGGCAGAACGCCGGTGACTATCTGATCCCGCAGCTGACGCTGAAAGCGCATCTCGCGCCGGGGCAAGACGGTTTCGGCGTTCACATCGAGTAG
- a CDS encoding NAD(P)H-dependent oxidoreductase, translated as MKTLVVVTHPDMANSVVNKRWLEELRRYPERYTVHELHQAYPDWQIDVAQEQRLIEAHDNIVLQFPIFWFSSPPLLKKWLDDVLTYGWAYGSRSGYKMQNKKLALAVTAGVRAEDYAHDGRYRYSLEEIFRPFEITAGYVRADYASFFAFYGKEAASDGAVEPLQSHELDRSAQGYQAFLAALN; from the coding sequence ATGAAAACCTTGGTGGTGGTGACCCATCCCGACATGGCGAACTCAGTGGTCAATAAACGCTGGCTGGAGGAACTGCGGCGCTATCCTGAGCGGTATACCGTGCACGAATTGCATCAGGCCTATCCGGACTGGCAGATCGACGTCGCTCAAGAGCAGCGGCTGATTGAAGCCCATGACAACATCGTGCTGCAGTTCCCGATTTTTTGGTTCAGCAGCCCGCCGCTGCTGAAAAAATGGCTGGACGACGTGCTCACCTACGGCTGGGCCTACGGTTCCCGCAGCGGCTACAAGATGCAAAACAAGAAGCTGGCGCTGGCGGTCACGGCGGGGGTGCGCGCAGAGGATTATGCGCACGACGGGCGCTATCGTTACTCGCTGGAGGAAATCTTCCGGCCGTTTGAAATAACCGCCGGTTACGTGCGGGCCGACTATGCCTCGTTCTTCGCCTTTTACGGCAAGGAGGCCGCTTCGGACGGGGCGGTGGAGCCGCTGCAATCCCACGAATTGGATCGCAGCGCGCAAGGCTACCAGGCATTCCTCGCCGCCCTGAATTAA
- a CDS encoding helix-turn-helix domain-containing protein encodes MTAESHCSPTGISLEDTGYGYTLSVLNGKYKMIILYWLALYKPVLRFNELQRCIGTISYKTLSSTLKELEKDRLVVRKEYPQIPPKVEYSLSERGRSLIPVIDMMCDWGEQHRPEQPVP; translated from the coding sequence ATGACCGCCGAATCCCACTGCAGCCCAACGGGCATCAGCCTCGAAGACACCGGCTATGGCTATACGCTGTCGGTTCTCAACGGCAAATATAAAATGATTATTCTCTACTGGCTGGCGCTGTATAAGCCGGTATTACGGTTCAACGAGCTGCAGCGCTGTATCGGCACCATTTCGTACAAAACGCTGAGTTCGACGCTCAAAGAGCTGGAAAAAGATCGCCTGGTGGTGAGAAAGGAGTATCCGCAGATCCCACCCAAGGTGGAGTACAGCCTGTCCGAGCGCGGGCGTTCGCTGATCCCGGTAATCGACATGATGTGTGACTGGGGGGAGCAGCACCGGCCGGAACAGCCGGTGCCGTGA
- a CDS encoding transcriptional regulator codes for MPNSSSQLELLRSVADGIAALFFPNAEVVIHDLATNKIAYLANNLSKRKPGDDAGLEDFELDGGAGVTGPYEKLNWDGKKMRSVSIAARDEQGKPSYLLCINLSTAMFEDARNALDMFLSVTRLQPQPQELFKDDWQEKINTFLHDWLRRENAALGALSREQKRRLVSDLYHQGAFKAKSAADYIANVLSMGRATVYKHLRELKQE; via the coding sequence GTGCCGAACTCTTCTTCTCAACTCGAACTTTTGCGCTCGGTCGCCGACGGCATCGCGGCGCTGTTTTTCCCGAATGCAGAAGTGGTGATCCACGATCTGGCCACCAACAAGATTGCCTATCTGGCGAACAACCTGTCGAAGCGCAAACCGGGCGACGACGCCGGGCTGGAGGACTTCGAGCTCGATGGCGGCGCCGGTGTGACCGGCCCCTATGAGAAGCTGAACTGGGACGGCAAAAAGATGCGCTCGGTGAGCATCGCCGCCCGCGACGAGCAGGGCAAGCCCAGCTATTTACTGTGCATCAACCTGAGCACCGCGATGTTCGAGGACGCCCGCAACGCGCTGGACATGTTTCTGTCGGTCACCCGGCTACAGCCACAGCCGCAAGAGCTGTTCAAAGATGACTGGCAGGAGAAGATCAACACCTTCCTGCACGATTGGCTGCGGCGCGAAAACGCCGCGCTCGGAGCGCTAAGCCGTGAACAGAAACGGCGGCTGGTCAGCGACCTCTATCATCAGGGGGCATTCAAGGCCAAAAGCGCGGCGGATTACATCGCCAACGTACTGTCGATGGGGCGCGCCACGGTGTACAAACATCTGCGGGAGCTGAAGCAGGAGTAA
- a CDS encoding amino acid permease: MTKNHCDRLNPGSAGGPNCAQTLQRGLNARHIQLISIGGAIGTGLFMGSGKTIALSGTSIVLTYAIVGFFMFMVMRAMGELLLTRLDYRSFADFVSEYLGPRASFFLGWSYWLSWVVTCIADVVVCGGYVQYWLPNVSPWLPALLTLGFLCLFNMLSVKMFGEAEFWFAMIKVVAIVALIATGAWMVFSGWTSPDGVTASLHNVIDPAIFMPHGIFGFFAGFQIAIFSCTGIELLGTMSAETKNPEKVLPKAINVIPARIIVFYVCSMLTIIAVTSWSHISPDSSPFVMLFDRAGLPAAAAVINFVVLTSAMSSANSGVYSSTRMLYSLSMEKHAHGQFRILSRTTAIPIRSLLFSCFCMVAGTLLLVLVPNVMTLFTIVSTVAAILVVYSWGMILVAYLVYRQKRPDLHADSNFKMPGGIAMAWLTLAFFAFTLVLMVFDRDTLIALCSMPLWFTTLGLIWRYRVRDSVTRESYVFYQRGTEAE, translated from the coding sequence ATGACAAAAAATCACTGCGATCGGCTGAACCCAGGTTCAGCCGGGGGGCCAAACTGTGCCCAAACCCTGCAACGCGGGCTGAACGCGCGCCATATTCAACTGATTTCGATCGGCGGCGCCATCGGCACCGGGCTGTTTATGGGCTCCGGCAAGACCATCGCGCTGTCGGGCACCTCCATCGTACTGACTTACGCCATCGTCGGCTTTTTCATGTTCATGGTCATGAGGGCGATGGGGGAACTGCTGCTCACGCGGCTCGATTACCGCTCGTTCGCCGATTTCGTCTCCGAATACCTGGGGCCGCGCGCCAGCTTTTTTCTTGGCTGGTCCTATTGGCTGAGCTGGGTCGTTACCTGCATTGCCGACGTGGTGGTGTGCGGCGGCTACGTGCAGTATTGGCTGCCCAACGTCTCGCCCTGGCTGCCGGCGCTGCTGACGTTGGGCTTTCTATGCCTGTTCAACATGCTGTCGGTCAAGATGTTCGGCGAAGCCGAGTTCTGGTTTGCGATGATCAAAGTGGTGGCGATTGTCGCGCTGATCGCCACCGGCGCCTGGATGGTGTTCAGCGGCTGGACTTCGCCGGACGGCGTGACCGCTTCACTGCATAACGTCATCGATCCCGCCATTTTCATGCCGCACGGCATCTTCGGCTTCTTCGCCGGTTTCCAGATCGCCATTTTCTCCTGTACCGGCATCGAACTGTTGGGCACGATGTCGGCAGAGACCAAAAACCCCGAGAAGGTGCTGCCGAAGGCGATCAACGTGATCCCGGCGCGCATCATCGTCTTCTACGTGTGTTCGATGCTGACCATTATCGCCGTCACCTCGTGGAGCCACATCTCGCCGGACAGCAGCCCGTTCGTAATGCTGTTCGATCGGGCGGGGCTGCCGGCCGCCGCCGCGGTGATCAACTTCGTGGTGCTGACCTCGGCGATGTCTTCGGCCAACAGCGGCGTCTATTCCAGCACCCGCATGCTGTACAGTCTGTCGATGGAAAAGCACGCCCACGGCCAGTTCCGCATTCTTTCTCGCACCACGGCCATTCCTATCCGCAGCCTGCTGTTTTCCTGCTTCTGCATGGTGGCCGGCACCTTGCTGCTGGTGCTGGTGCCGAACGTGATGACGCTGTTCACCATCGTCTCAACCGTGGCGGCGATCCTGGTGGTTTACAGCTGGGGCATGATTTTGGTCGCCTACCTGGTGTATCGCCAGAAGCGGCCGGATTTGCACGCCGATTCCAACTTCAAAATGCCGGGCGGGATCGCGATGGCCTGGCTGACGTTGGCATTCTTCGCCTTTACGTTGGTGCTGATGGTGTTCGATCGCGATACGCTGATCGCGCTGTGCAGCATGCCGCTGTGGTTTACCACGCTCGGCCTGATCTGGCGCTATCGGGTCCGCGACAGCGTGACGCGCGAGAGCTACGTGTTTTATCAGCGTGGCACCGAGGCGGAATAA
- a CDS encoding Glu/Leu/Phe/Val dehydrogenase: protein MEKLSYASDSSTTAWATYLQQIDRVAPYLGELSRWVDTLRHPKRALIVDIPLQMDDGTIRHFEGFRVQHNLSRGPGKGGIRFHPDVDLNEVMALSAWMTIKCAAVNLPYGGAKGGIRVDPFKLSEGELERLTRRYTSEIGFIIGPQKDIPAPDVGTNAKVMAWMMDTYSMNHGTTITGVVTGKPIHLGGSLGREKATGRGVFVTGSEVAKRLGVQIEGAKVAVQGFGNVGSEAARLFVGVGARVVTIQDHSATLFNANGIDLTALTEYQAKHKQIAGFPGASEIESEAFWSVDMDILIPAALEGQITRQRAEILSAKLVLEGANGPTFPDADDILRSRNITVVPDVICNAGGVTVSYFEWVQDMASYFWSESEINERMDKIMTDAMVHVWNKAAEKECSLRTAAYIVACERILTARKERGIYPG from the coding sequence ATGGAAAAGCTATCCTACGCTTCAGACAGCAGCACCACCGCTTGGGCTACATATCTGCAACAAATCGATCGCGTCGCCCCTTACCTCGGCGAGCTGTCACGCTGGGTTGATACGCTGCGTCACCCTAAGCGCGCTTTGATTGTTGATATCCCGCTGCAGATGGACGATGGCACCATCCGTCACTTCGAAGGTTTCCGCGTACAGCACAACCTGTCGCGTGGGCCGGGCAAAGGCGGTATCCGCTTCCACCCTGACGTCGATCTGAACGAAGTGATGGCCCTGTCCGCCTGGATGACCATCAAGTGTGCCGCAGTCAACCTGCCGTACGGCGGCGCCAAGGGCGGCATCCGCGTCGACCCGTTCAAACTGTCTGAAGGTGAACTGGAGCGACTGACCCGCCGCTACACCAGCGAAATCGGCTTCATCATCGGGCCACAGAAAGACATCCCTGCGCCGGACGTCGGCACTAACGCCAAAGTGATGGCCTGGATGATGGACACCTACTCCATGAACCACGGCACTACCATCACCGGCGTGGTCACCGGCAAACCAATCCACCTCGGCGGCTCCCTGGGCCGTGAGAAAGCGACCGGCCGTGGCGTGTTCGTCACCGGCAGCGAAGTGGCCAAGCGTCTGGGCGTGCAGATCGAAGGCGCCAAAGTGGCGGTACAAGGCTTCGGTAACGTGGGCAGCGAAGCGGCTCGCCTGTTCGTTGGCGTCGGCGCGCGCGTCGTCACCATCCAGGACCACTCCGCCACCCTGTTCAACGCCAACGGCATTGACCTGACCGCGCTGACTGAATACCAGGCCAAGCACAAGCAGATCGCCGGCTTCCCTGGCGCCAGCGAGATCGAAAGCGAAGCGTTCTGGTCGGTTGACATGGACATCCTGATCCCAGCGGCGCTGGAAGGCCAAATCACCCGTCAGCGCGCCGAAATCCTCAGCGCCAAGCTGGTGCTGGAAGGCGCTAACGGCCCTACCTTCCCGGATGCGGACGACATTCTGCGTTCTCGTAACATCACCGTGGTCCCGGACGTTATCTGTAACGCCGGCGGTGTAACGGTCAGTTACTTCGAGTGGGTGCAGGACATGGCGAGCTACTTCTGGAGCGAGTCCGAGATCAACGAGCGTATGGACAAGATCATGACCGACGCGATGGTCCACGTCTGGAACAAGGCCGCTGAGAAAGAGTGCAGCCTGCGCACCGCCGCTTACATCGTGGCCTGTGAGCGCATCCTGACCGCACGTAAAGAGCGCGGCATCTACCCTGGCTGA
- a CDS encoding ankyrin repeat domain-containing protein — MPILNRCATACALALSLLGSSVAAHAGEQEELTKKLDESVMNYAYSKSSSDMDTINELIKNGAHPTIQTVWYAAYYKQPALLDRFLDMSVNVNQPISDNGETVLLSALGNTEKSELSDDDLHILQSLLKAGANTNVIAQGGTNTPLIAAAKSQGAAPALVKLLLQFGADAKQVTPQGFSPIMGEGAANLEVIKLLVAAGTDPYGVSKVGSTPLHFVCTRDYSQEGQPDPQAAQRIALLHKPGTSIDAQPPQQQPWPVGTPLLESLTSNNPDCVKALLAAGADKDALAFPAEYVAADPSVKGKTVRQNILGSAEKYPDLYSPEIVALFQK; from the coding sequence ATGCCTATTTTAAATCGCTGTGCCACAGCCTGCGCTTTGGCGCTGAGCCTGCTGGGGAGCTCGGTTGCAGCACACGCAGGGGAACAAGAGGAACTCACCAAAAAGCTGGATGAGTCGGTAATGAACTATGCTTACTCTAAGAGTAGCAGCGATATGGACACCATTAATGAACTGATAAAAAATGGCGCTCACCCCACTATTCAAACGGTATGGTATGCCGCCTATTACAAACAGCCGGCGCTGCTCGATCGTTTTCTTGATATGTCGGTGAATGTGAATCAACCCATCAGTGACAATGGAGAAACCGTATTGTTGTCAGCGTTGGGAAATACCGAAAAGTCTGAATTATCCGATGATGACCTTCACATTTTACAGAGTTTGCTAAAAGCGGGTGCCAATACCAATGTCATTGCACAAGGGGGGACTAATACGCCACTTATTGCCGCCGCCAAAAGCCAAGGAGCCGCGCCCGCGCTGGTGAAACTGTTGCTGCAATTTGGTGCGGATGCCAAGCAGGTTACCCCGCAAGGATTCTCACCGATAATGGGAGAAGGGGCGGCTAATCTGGAGGTCATCAAACTGCTGGTAGCCGCCGGTACAGATCCTTATGGCGTCAGCAAGGTAGGATCAACGCCTTTACACTTTGTTTGCACGCGGGATTATTCTCAGGAGGGTCAGCCGGACCCGCAAGCGGCACAGCGTATCGCCTTGCTGCATAAACCCGGAACCTCTATCGATGCTCAACCACCCCAGCAACAGCCCTGGCCTGTTGGCACACCGCTGCTGGAGAGCCTGACCAGCAATAATCCTGACTGCGTCAAGGCCTTGTTGGCTGCGGGTGCCGATAAAGATGCGCTGGCTTTCCCGGCAGAATATGTGGCAGCAGATCCAAGCGTAAAAGGTAAAACGGTTCGTCAGAATATACTCGGGTCGGCAGAAAAATATCCCGACCTGTATTCGCCAGAAATCGTGGCCTTGTTTCAAAAATAG
- a CDS encoding DJ-1/PfpI family protein, with the protein MSKKKILMLVGDYAEDYETMVPFQALQMIGHWVDAVCPGKAVGDYIQTAIHDFDGAQTYSEKPGHRFTLNADFAAAKEEHYDALLIPGGRAPEYLRLNPDVIALVQAFDAAKKPIAAVCHGPQLLAAAGVLKGRTCSAYPACAPEVRLGGGHYAEIGIDQAHVDGNLVTAPAWPAHPQWLAKFAEVLEQ; encoded by the coding sequence ATGAGCAAGAAAAAGATCCTGATGCTGGTCGGCGACTACGCCGAAGATTACGAAACCATGGTGCCGTTTCAGGCATTGCAGATGATCGGCCATTGGGTGGACGCCGTGTGCCCCGGCAAAGCCGTCGGCGACTACATCCAGACCGCGATCCACGATTTTGACGGTGCGCAGACCTACAGCGAGAAACCCGGCCACCGCTTCACCCTGAACGCCGACTTCGCCGCCGCCAAAGAAGAGCACTACGATGCGCTGTTGATCCCTGGCGGCCGCGCGCCGGAATACCTGCGTCTGAACCCCGACGTGATCGCGCTGGTACAGGCGTTTGACGCCGCGAAAAAACCGATCGCTGCCGTTTGCCACGGCCCGCAGCTGCTGGCGGCGGCCGGAGTGTTGAAAGGCCGCACCTGCAGCGCCTACCCGGCCTGCGCGCCGGAAGTGCGGCTGGGCGGCGGCCATTATGCAGAGATCGGCATCGATCAGGCGCACGTCGACGGCAATCTGGTCACCGCCCCGGCCTGGCCGGCGCATCCGCAGTGGCTGGCGAAGTTCGCCGAGGTGTTGGAGCAGTAA
- a CDS encoding DUF1493 family protein, whose product MAEDIQQQVIALIAAFNASGRLKKGVAITPETEINTALNLSFSDSNTLMRRYFDTFGVDSGNYNHELYFQPPSNTGRWFSPSACKEHPRPLCVSMLVRSARAKRWLYDIHFLIEQLR is encoded by the coding sequence ATGGCAGAAGACATTCAGCAACAGGTCATCGCGCTTATCGCCGCCTTCAATGCATCAGGGCGGCTGAAGAAGGGCGTGGCCATCACCCCGGAAACCGAGATCAACACCGCGCTCAACCTGTCGTTCAGCGATTCCAATACGCTGATGCGTCGCTACTTCGATACCTTCGGCGTCGACAGCGGCAACTATAACCACGAGCTGTATTTCCAGCCGCCGAGCAACACCGGGCGCTGGTTTTCCCCCTCCGCGTGCAAAGAGCATCCCCGGCCGCTGTGCGTATCGATGTTGGTGCGCTCCGCGCGCGCCAAGCGCTGGCTGTACGATATCCACTTCCTGATCGAGCAGCTCCGCTAA
- a CDS encoding efflux transporter outer membrane subunit, with product MLQRVMMLTLPLLLTGCLSLDPHYQRPAAPVPANLPQGEAGGNQALSYPDVAWRDYVQDARLRQVVALGLNSSRDLREAIANIASARALYGEQRSALFPTINATADGSRGRALTGSGNATALSQSYEAAAGVSAFELDLFGKNASLSRAAFETYLANSEAAKSTRLTLIADIVTDWVAVAAERSNLAVAQQTMASAKRSLDVTRNNQRHGIASLVDVASAETVYQQARSDTASYATSAAQAKNALDLAVGQSVPENLLPSGIEALGGIMRDLPAGVSSQVLLKRPDVLQAEHNLKSANANIGSARAAFFPSISLTASGGVGSGELSSLFSHGAGVWSFAPSISLPIFSGGYNTAQLNYTQAQKDLYVATYEKAVQTAFQETADALARKATLQEQLAAQTGYVAAAQQYYRLAELRYHQGVDSYLTLLDAQRTLYAAQQALIAAQQTAYDNQATLYKVLGGGVTAERQGDGVIADKTTLSR from the coding sequence GTGTTGCAACGAGTCATGATGTTAACTTTACCGCTGCTGCTGACCGGCTGTCTGTCGCTGGATCCGCACTACCAGCGCCCGGCGGCGCCGGTGCCCGCCAACCTGCCGCAGGGCGAGGCCGGCGGCAACCAGGCGCTGAGCTACCCGGACGTCGCCTGGCGCGACTATGTGCAGGACGCCCGGCTGCGCCAGGTGGTGGCGCTGGGGCTGAACAGCAGCCGCGATCTGCGCGAGGCGATCGCCAATATCGCGTCGGCGCGCGCCCTGTACGGCGAGCAGCGATCGGCGCTGTTCCCGACAATCAATGCCACCGCCGACGGCAGCCGCGGGCGGGCGCTGACCGGCAGCGGCAACGCCACCGCGCTGAGCCAAAGTTACGAAGCCGCGGCCGGCGTCAGCGCATTCGAGTTGGATCTGTTCGGCAAGAACGCCAGCCTGTCGCGCGCGGCGTTCGAAACCTATCTGGCGAACTCGGAGGCGGCGAAAAGCACCCGTCTGACGCTGATCGCCGATATCGTCACCGACTGGGTGGCGGTGGCGGCCGAGCGCAGCAATCTGGCGGTGGCGCAGCAGACGATGGCGAGCGCCAAACGGTCGCTGGACGTCACGCGTAACAATCAACGGCACGGGATTGCGTCGCTGGTTGACGTGGCATCGGCGGAAACCGTTTACCAGCAGGCGCGTTCGGATACCGCCAGCTACGCCACCAGCGCTGCGCAGGCGAAAAACGCGCTGGATTTGGCGGTGGGGCAAAGCGTGCCGGAAAACCTGCTGCCGAGCGGTATCGAGGCGCTGGGTGGGATCATGCGCGATCTGCCGGCCGGCGTCTCTTCGCAAGTGTTGCTGAAGCGGCCGGACGTGCTGCAGGCCGAGCATAACCTGAAATCCGCCAACGCCAATATCGGCTCGGCGCGTGCGGCGTTCTTCCCGTCGATCAGCCTGACCGCCAGCGGCGGCGTGGGCAGCGGTGAACTCTCCTCGTTGTTCAGCCACGGAGCCGGCGTCTGGTCGTTCGCACCGAGCATCAGCCTGCCGATCTTCAGCGGTGGCTATAACACGGCTCAGCTCAACTACACCCAGGCGCAGAAAGACTTATATGTCGCCACCTATGAGAAAGCGGTGCAGACGGCATTTCAGGAAACCGCCGACGCGCTGGCGCGCAAAGCCACGCTGCAGGAACAGCTGGCGGCGCAAACCGGCTATGTGGCGGCGGCGCAGCAATATTATCGCCTGGCCGAGCTGCGTTACCACCAGGGCGTGGACAGCTACCTGACGCTGCTGGACGCGCAGCGCACGCTGTACGCGGCGCAACAGGCACTGATCGCCGCGCAGCAGACCGCGTACGACAACCAGGCCACCCTGTATAAAGTGTTGGGCGGCGGCGTTACCGCCGAGCGGCAGGGGGACGGCGTCATCGCTGACAAGACGACGCTCAGCCGCTAA